The Arachis hypogaea cultivar Tifrunner unplaced genomic scaffold, arahy.Tifrunner.gnm2.J5K5 arahy.Tifrunner.gnm2.scaffold_222, whole genome shotgun sequence DNA segment tggactattatatattgatggaaagcccaagatgtttactttccaacgcaattgagagcatgccaattgggcttctgtagctccaaaaaatccacttcgagtgcaggagggtcagaatccaacagcatctacagtcctttttcagcctctgaatcatatttttacttaagtccctcaatttcagccagaaaatacctgaaatcacagaaaaatacacaaactcatagtaaagtctagaattgtgatttttgcataaaagctaataaaaatataataaaaagtaactaaaacatattaaaaactatgtaaaaacaattccaaaaaggatataaattatccgctcatcatcataCAATCGATTCCGTCAACGGATATCTATTTCTGAACTTTTCAGTTCACATACAATCAAATGCTAAATTGTTCTTAAGTGGAAAAGTATCCCCAAACAATTAACTTGATTGAATGACTCttatcactcaattattttttgaataagtacCGACATAATAACCCGACTAAACTAGGGGGCTCACCATATCATTATTCACTTATCTTTTAAGCGAGTTgtaactcattttattttctaagcatAGCCTAGATCATATGGTCGGCCAAcaaagcttgggggctgtgatctatcaccttataactcggtctttattttgcattatgagttataacttggcgttaactatcattaattattttcttgtaaccgacaccttcattaccgacttaatgaccatcatGTCTATCTTAATGACCAAACGATCATAACATAAATATCATTCATCAATTTTATGCCTATATAAGGCACCAATTTCTATATCTCGAGACAGACACACAGACAATACATGATAAGTTCTattttcatgtcttacattctatattcataaaattattataaacagACAACACATGATAAGTTATattttcatgtcttacattctatattcatagaattattataaacacACACATGATGAGTTCTATTTCATGTTTAACAATCTATAATCATAGAATTCTTAtacctcttaaatacttactcacttGAGCGTCGAAATATCTTTTACAAGTACCTACCCCCCTTGTTCTCTCTTTGTCGACGTATAACTCATCTCTTGATGGAGAGCTTACAAGTATTCACTGATGGACGAGCTATACACGGGCCAACCTCTACAAGAACAAGTTTAAATAATGCTAAATAATTAGTTTTTTTCAgttaatattaatcaatttttttaaattattctatttatctaaaattttaaattttaaaattataaattcacaATTCTATACTTTAaatgataaattataaattaaatcttagtatttattaaataaaattagttctttatattttttcttttagtttataCTAAGTTATACGATATATTATATTGAGTAATATTagataactaatttttttcagTCAAtacagttaattttttaaaattattttattcttaaattttagactctaataaatcatcaattataaacttcaattttaaaattgacaAACTAAAAGTTAATTTTCCATAGTATATTTTATGGTATATCAGTGGACTTTTATAGATTAAATAGTATTTCAACAATATCTTCTTGATATTAATTGTTGTTTTAATGTATATATAGTATCATCGCGCGGCACCATCCCATTTTCCTCTATGCATTGATTCAAAAGCCTTTAACTCTTTACCTATACCTTATAAAATCCCAATACCAACCACAAAGTTTAGGAGTATATACACCCTAAAAGATACATACTATATAATCATTCTAACACAACATAATCCCCCATCACAATATAAGCCATGGACTGGTTCTCCTGGCTATCCAGGACAAGTCTTGAGCCATCTCTCGTCTACGAATACGGCCTAGCATTTGCGCGAAACGAGCTTCAGTTGGAAGATGCAACCCACTTCAACCATGAGCTCCTCCAGAGCATGGGGATTTTGGTCGCCAAACATCGGCTCGAAATTCTCAAGCTCGCAAAGAAGGAGGATGGTAGTAGTGGCGCTGCCACGGCACTTACCAAGACTCTCTCCGGCGCAATCAAGAGATGCCTAAAGAGGTGCCTGAGTAAATTACAGGTGTTCAATGAACAAGAAGCAGAGGAGACAAAGGAAATGGTAACACCGGAGCCAAACTGGTACCATGGGAGGTGCAGAGGGTCAATGATGAGGAAGCATATTGACGGAGAGAAGGGTATGCTATCATCATGAATGACAAATACTTCATTTtactgtttttttgttttttcgacAGAAATACTTCATTTTACTTAAATAACAGACAAGTTAActgtttgatattttttaattagttattttgtatatttgtgttaatattactttattttctattattttttaattaaaaacgttAGTCTTCTAACATTTTCTTTTAAACAACAGACTCATACACCTAATTGGTCTTTTAACGATTTAGCCTTGGATAAATTACTTtataacaatatttttattttttttgacaaattagTACTAATTTGggactattaaaaaaattagtttttattaaagaaaaaatttaattttgatgtaataCGTAAAAGGTTTTATatcattaatatattaaaattaaacacataaaataaaaagtaaattaatctATCTGCTTTTAAAAGTGTatacaaatttaatatttataccatgttaatatttaaaaaagagcACTCGTttcttaaatttcaaaaatattttgaaaggtCAATGgttaatttgttaaattattttCTAAGGGACTAATGTCTCTAAAATAAACCATTGCTAGTTTAAACCACTTAAATATGTAACTAATttcgtgaaaaaaaaaaacattaccgTGTACATGTAGTATCATAATATATCATATTTAATTCATGTGCACACTTTAAAAGAGTAAATGCTTATAAAAAGAAGAAAGGTTACTAAAgagtatactaaaaagtaacaCGGATGATatgttttttaaaatcaaatactaTATGTTAGCTTGAacttatttaaaatttgtaaCTGATTGTTTCATAAAAGatatagttatattatactacattatattcaattctttgtatttgtatttgtatttgtgcAATATAGGTATGCAACGAAGCAGGACCATAGCACTGTCAGGGCCATTGGATGGAAGAACAATGCATAACAAAATGGTAACTGGGAAGGTGTTGAAGTTGTCTGGTCCTCTTGATGGGAAGATGAATGAGAGAATGATGTATGCAAATAGGAGTCCAATAATGGCTCATAGGCCTTTGGTTGAAGGGAGGTTCTTGGGCACACTAAAGAGTCCTAGACTTTCTAGTACTGGTCCTATTGATGGAAAAGCTATGGTTGATAATAGGAGTCCAAGGCTAAGTAGGCCTCTTGATGAAAGGGTTGATAGCCCAATGGGTTATAGTCCGTACAATAAGGCTAAAGGCGACTCTGATTGTGATGATGATTATGGACTGTGGCCTACAATGTTTGAGGATCTGAAACCCActtgagtattttttttattccgaGTAAATGCTTAAATTaggtttttggattttatgaataAGACTCTAAACTTCCAAGAAATCAAATTGATCTTTCCAAATTAACTCACGTGCACATGTTAGTCCCTCTCTCATTCTGTATCTTGGCATCGTTTGACCATACTATGTGAACTATTGAGTTTTATGCAAGATGAAATTTTAGAAGACTAAATTCTTACTTAAGATCTGAGTGACTAATTTTGAGCATTTACTCTTTCTGTTTTGCTTCTTCTTGAGTGCAACTTGATGGTGAATAACAGTAATGTCTtccttttcttatatatatacacaataatatAGTCTGGATTGGAAAAAAAATTCTCTCTTGTGGAAGAAAATAACCAGtaacattatttatattttttctaaaaaaaaaaaacaaacaagaaatCTTTTAATAGTGTATGTGGTAGCTTGTTAAGAATGAATTACGTAGATTTTGTTAATTGATAACGAGTCCATAAACTAATTTATGATAGGACTgtgtaaaaaaaaatctaaattttggattttaaatccaatccaaaccaaactatttgaaaaaaaattaattttaaataaaaaaaagtccaactaaattgtatttattttataatttgatttttaatccaAAACATTTAATCAATCTCAGATCCGGATCAAGATCCAGATCTAAATTAAGatccaaaattaaaataaaaatcctaattttaaatttgagacTCTAGTTCACAGGCAGCCTCGCTCTCTTCCTTCTtggtcttcccttttctctttctttaacaTGTTGTCTTTGCCGCCGGCGTTTATTCTCTCCGCTGCAACTAGCACCGGGGCAAGTAGCTGAACACTTGAACAACCTCCATCGGTCCTGTCTGCTCCATCATGATCGTGTCCCTCATCGTCGACGGTGCTTCCCTGATGCGGATTTTTATAAAACTCACAATTCGGCAATTGCACCAAATCGTATCAAGTGATACCACGGGAGTGAGTTATCATTCTCACGAGGATTAACGGACTGAGCACACGAGAATTAATCGATTTTTCTAACTAGACAATTGCAAATTAGGGTTTCAGTAAAATCAAATTAGCAAAAACAGAAGATTAAATGAAAACAATTCATAAACTGTTGAGAAAATAGTATGGATGGGATACTAAGCTTATATTCGTCATTAATCATGGTTGTTCAGTTCAATTTTTCTAACATTTCTTGTAACCGAATTATTTCATCAACTTTCAACAtaataaaactcaaattcaaGTATAAATTCACAGTCCAGCCATCACACAacattaatacatttatttatcacaaAAAATACCAAACTGTATCTTTGTATGACAACCACCAAACTGAAATACTAAGGAAGCTTTCTGAAATACAATCTAAGCTTAGGATTGTATAATTTTTCCTTTTCATAAAATATTTAGGAAAAGACAACGGAATAGTGCGAAGATAATATGAGATGTTggaagaaagaaattaaaaggatAGTTATAAAGAGAAAAGAGACACAATAAGAACTTGTTGAATGTCTGTCTGCTGCCAAAGGTGCAGCAGAGATATAGTGGTAAGCGCACCCAGAGTAGCTTCTAGAGGTAAAATCTTATATACTTCAGCTGGGAGAACAATGCCTGTAAGtacttacagaggttatgtttggCATATTTCAGCTAGAGGAGCAGCGCTTGTAAGACAGAGGTTCTTACAGAGGATATGCCACTAGAAGCCATACCCGAACAAATGGTTGCTGGGTTGCGTCGGGAACGGGtaaaaaccgacagatgagctcattacctataCTAGGAATAGACATgtatcatacttgtttgcgcatatttcTTTGTTATATGTTTCTATGATTTGTGTGTATGTGCTTCTTGATTTATTGTTTCTATATGCCTTTGGTTGTTAAAGTTTGTATGTATcctgtggttgttgttgttggataAGTATAACATAAAATGAACCTAACTTACTATCCCGACCCTACCAAGGactctccagttcttaccccttccttTATTCCTTCCGATGGAGACAGGGATTCTATTCTATGAGCTTCTACATCCTTATATATACGAGGATCCGGTATTCCATAGTTTCTATATAGTATTTGCGGAGCCTCGAGTACGCTTATACGTGTTACGTGACCATCCTTTTCAGCATCCTATAGACACCCCGTACTTCGACCCAGACATATCGTATGAGTTTTCGCTATCGTGGCTTCATCCAGACGCATCCCACCATCCTTTCCCAGATGGACCTTGACATCTTATTCCAGCATAGCCAGTGGACTAGGTAGTTCCTGAGTTTGAGCTTGTTGAAGAGTTTGTTCCTTCACATTATCCTGATTGGACCTTCTCTCCGAGCTGATGGTATCATCTTTGTTAGGTACACATTCAGGGAATCAGTCAAGACCTCCAGTAGAGGGATTGGATCACATACCAGCGGACGGACCTGTGTTCGTGGGCGACCTTGTACACATAGATAGTAGTAGTGATAGTAGTCTTAGGAGTTTCCCTGAGGTCATAGTaatttctgatgatgatgatgaggacccAGAAGAGAATCCGGAGATAGTGGAGATCTTGTCTTTAGATAGCTATAGTTTGGAATAGCGCCCATGGGATATCCACATTCTATTGCTGTAGCAATTGACACTCTCCTTGCCACCAGTGCTGAGCTTCACCCACTAATTAATATGTCGCAAACTTCACGAATTGGTTATCCGGAATATGCTGAGCTTGCAACGTACACTCCATAGCTTGGAATCAGTTGTCTGCTTCAGTAAGGTTTGTTGTTCCCTTGAAAGTCGGGggttaatgataaaccactattttatggtttataatgtgtttaattgtgtggttttatcatgatctttacccacttattcatatgattaacaTGCATTTATATtcccttcctaaaattattacatgattgaaaacttgcttcctaagagacttttaattacgtattttaattctcctttattccattcgatgcctgatctgtgtattaaatgtttcaggctttataggcaTGAAtgattggagattggaaaggaagcttgcaaaaatggaaggaacacaagaaatgatgaccagcgagaagtgacgcggccgcatggctcacacgaccgcgcgaaagagaggaaatcgcagtgacgcggctgcatggctcacgcaaccgcgcggattggaatagcacaagtgatgcGGAGCGTGGACGACGCACCCGCGTGgcaagcaaaacgccgaatgacgcgtccgcatgaatgacgcgatcgcatgacgtgcgcgatttgcataatctgcagaattcgctgggggcgattttgggccctgttttgacctagtttttggtccagaaaagcagactagagccagagaacatgcagaaaccaaaaacaacattcattctacacagttttagttttagatctagttttactcctcctctaggttttctctctacattcatagttcttaggattttatttctattgctttttgcattgggatattgagaagagttattacctcatcaagacttcgtcattctagttcgtttcttaacttggctttactcttccatgtcctttaatttacttaatttattattagattattttagaatttattaatacaagaattacttttatttttaattgattcctttgagttttatttatcatgtcttcctttaattcactttcttatgttatgagttctacattcacaatgagcgagtagttccctaacttgatggggagttgattgaaaggaacccttgagttgggatgcttaaaagaaaaattgtaattaggtttattgttgggatgctctctagtcactgacactaatccttttcaattgagcggattggaacttgtgaagagaaacagcattccaacttgtttgaccttcccttacctagtaagggataactaaacaaaacaaccttcaattatcaattaatcttgagagtacttcaacaagaatatggcTTCTAACTAATCTACTcacagtcaaggcttttatttaaattatttaatttctctaatctaatttcctgtttattcaactcaaactcttttgaaaatatctgattaataaaatagcacacctttctgcaattcgttgggagacgacctgagattcatactcccagtattttaattttaatttttgtgacaacccttctaaattgataagcggatttctggttgattaagaactatacttgcaacgcatatctcataacaattcttaattcgccaatttctgccacgtcagttAACTTTCAGAAAAGCAGCTAAAGTCTTTGGGACACCACTACCTATGTTATTTCGAGTTCCTCTTTATTTCCATTTCTGGTTGATTACCATATTCTTTCCGTAGCCTGAGTCGTTGCAGTAGCGCTCGCTTGCATAGTGTTAGCGAAGTTCGTCATCGCCATCATGAATTTAGCATGGTTATCAGTTAATAGGTTATCCTCACTCTCTCTTTTAGTACGTGATTGACCTTGCCTACGAGTAGCCATTCGAATTCTGTctataccaaacaatcgatatcaaggtaaTCAGTTTTAATATCTCAAgcttagtgcttcaattatcctaaAAAGatactcacaaacaagcatactatgcatatcaagcagatatcctaaatagcacgAAAGAAAAACAACCTAGAGTATGCAATGAAATTGGTTTGGTTTGAAAGGTTTTGGTATTTTGAGGATTTGACAAATTtggtaaaatcttatttttaaccaacttcggcgaaaattttattttgggtaCACTATACACTTGGATTTATCAAGTTGTTTGTTGTTTATAATATGCAAACCAAATGTTAGTAAAAAAGAACCAATGACACTTTGGTTCATTTTTAATTTGGTCTTATTCTTTCAACTTAATACTTCTTTCTCACAACACTTGCATTCCTTatgtattgatattattatttatggcttgcttttttctctttaaattactttgcaataatattttttaattttttaaattattggttatgtagattattatatttgaaaattgagtacataaatatttactctaaaattaaagtaaattattaattttgtctactacaatatcattttttttttacatattggcTAAGTCACTAGATTGagatatataaaaaatacaaaaaattttgcaCTGGTtcgttaaaaatattaatatgttaattttttaaactatCTAAACTATTAATTATGTAGAGTATTAAATTTGACATTTAATTATATAAGTACTAGATTtgacatttattaatttttgaaattatattacaaaaaaaataattaatttaatattatttatttgtcatataattgGTATATAAAAGATGTAAAAACCTGCACCTATCAATGGTAGAATTAAAAATCTCcaagaatattttgttaattcattttaaatatatttttaatttttttgttagttcTTATTTTAAATTGACATATAACACAATACATGTAGGAAGATAagaactttgttaattgattttgttaatttttttttatctttaatctcttttatattggataatattattttttattgatattaaattgaCATATAACATTTAAATGTTACAAGATAAAaattgtaaataatatttttaaatatttattttgattttactatacataataacaatataataaatttgtttaatatcatatttaatttaaatttataattttatacattctaaaagttaaataacttataaaatttatttttatttttaaattttttattcttaatgtttaaattattttatgaaatttataattttaaaaataaaattatgaaattaatctcttaacaataataaaaaagcgGCTGACTGTTGAGCCGCTAATAcatataataagaatataataTTCACAATATATGTATTGAGTATTAAACAGTgtaaataaaagatttttttttcttttttaacttaTCCTCAATCTTTTAAATTCAACAAATGATAAAATAACTATTTTAGTAAAAGATTAActgaaaactattttttttacttaaaaattattgttttttattacctatcaaaattatattattttagctaaataaatttatatttataattagctcaaatattagaatattactttatctttataattttttttttatctaaatttatttttttatttttggatttaattttataaatttatatgaatataaaatatttaaaaaaataatattatatataataaatttattaaaaaaatatatttatttaaaataggaCAATCATGGCAAGCAAGTAGAAAGAGGTGAGGAGAGAGAATAAAAGGGCTTttgttatgatttttattttaggaaaaaaaataattttactaaaatgagGAGTATTAAAGTTCGAATTAAAACGCTAAAAAAGTAGTTTGTGGTAAAATATCAAATTTTAGTTACTGTAACAATGTTTCTTGTTAAATACCAAACACgctcatttatttttattatgatttaaGGTTAACAGGTAAAATTTGATGGCTAAACCCGTTTTATGGCTGTGCTTCTTGCAAAATGCAATAAAATAAAACCCATACTTCTAATTTTCATCCCATGCCTCATCTTGAGACATTACCTCAGAAACATTTCCATGTATAAATTGTTCACGACCCCAAACATTTTTGGTTGGTAATTTACCTAGATTCATGTACAAATTAAGAGTGACcttttgtgttttgttttgtttgtttttttggtATTGTTCTTGGTGTGTTATTTACTTAGCGCTGATTAATGATTGTGAGTGACAGCAACACATTAGAAGCATCTGGAATTCTGGATGACGCATCAGCGAAGTGAATCTCAAATAGCAAACGACAATCGTCGAGAGAACACGATTCACACGCCGCCCACACCATACCACACCAGAAATCACCACCATATCGCCTTAAGTCTCCCAACAATCTCAATATAActcattaataattaataatgaataattaaaATCTCATCTCATAATAAACTATTCACTGATTGATTTATTACACACCTACCAACATAAAGCCTAAATTTAGGCACTAGCTCTGCTCAACTCTTTCTTACAACTTGCAAACAAGACAAGGCAGTGCACAACCAGAATCAACCACTGAGCAAGCTTTTATCGAAGAAAATGTTGACGCTGAAGGGAGAACAAGGCCGCCATGGGTGAGCCTAGGAGCCTCTGTGTGggtccaatagcctccgggaacACGTTCACGTTCCCTCTCTACTCCCACTCGCTGAAATCGGTTCTTGGATCAACCAGCGTCAGCTCACATTGCTCGGTGTGGCCAACGACATCGGCGAGAATGTCGGCTTGCTCCCTGGCCTCGCCTGCAACAAGTTCCCGCCTTGGGCCATCCTCCTCGTTGGTTCTCTCGCCTCCTTCCTCGGTTACGGACTGATCTGGCTCGCCCTTAGTCAAACCCTTAAATCCCTCCCTTACTTGCTGGTAACCGCTTCCTAACTAACTTTCCTCTAGAATCTTGTATTTCTACAatcatttcattttcttttgaggTGTGATCCGGGTTTTGCTTCTGTAGTGGTTGTATTTGCTTGTTTATTGAAAATCTGTTCATCATCATGcccttattatattattattattattattattattattattattattattattgaaaactcAAAAACCCTTGGATTgtagaaatgaaattgaaatttttttctctttttgcctTCGCTATGTTTAATGAGCTTGTTATGTTTCCTCTTCACTTCATTTCTAAACTAGTCTTAAAACTATCTTAAGGTACCCTGCTCTTTCACCATAAATAATATTTCATGGAAcaaataatgaatatatgaatcaGATTCAACGGTTTGAAGGAGAATCAAGTAGACTTGATTTCAACAAGATCAATATAATTTTACTCCCAACAACCAAATGAACACAATAGGTTTTTCTTTGTTTCATTCTTAAACATTTTCCTTGTGGGACGTGGATTAGTGAATAGTACCATGTTGCATTTACATCTAGTATGCTTTGACTGGATCTGAGATGGACTAATTATCATTTACACATGTATCATGTCGTAGCTATGGTCTGCCCTCGTTATTGCTGCCAACAGCAGTGCATGGTTAACCACATCCGTGCTTGTAACCAACATGAGAAACTTCCCAGTTAGCAGAGGCAAGGTTTCTGGAATTTTGAAAGGCTACGGAGGGCTTAGTGCTGCAGTTTTTTACTGAAATTTACAGCATAGTGCTTCATAATTCTTCCTCGCACTTTGTGTTGTTCCTTCCATTGGTATTCTTGTTGTGTTGCTGATTATGATGTTTCTTGTTAGCCTTTCCCGGCTTTGTTGAAGATGCCACAGCATTGGCATTTTCTATTTATCCAGTGTTCTAGTGTGTCTTGGTTTATATCTTCTCGCACTACAATTTTCGGTACATATTCTTTAGTGGCACTTCTTATATCTGGGCTGTGTGGTTCTTCTTCTGATGGCTCCACTTGCAATCCCTTTTAAGTGCATTGTCAAGGAGAAATCTATTCAGACTCACCTGATCGACAAGTTGATCCTCCGCTCTACACTGGAATGATGGAAAACAGAACCACTGCTAGCATCCTCATCTGCTGGACCCTTGGAAGTTTTTATGATCAGATGATTCATCTGAGGTGCCATGCTTCTGCTTTGGGTGAGGGAGCTGTAAAGCAGAA contains these protein-coding regions:
- the LOC114927341 gene encoding uncharacterized protein, translating into MDWFSWLSRTSLEPSLVYEYGLAFARNELQLEDATHFNHELLQSMGILVAKHRLEILKLAKKEDGSSGAATALTKTLSGAIKRCLKRCLSKLQVFNEQEAEETKEMVTPEPNWYHGRCRGSMMRKHIDGEKGMQRSRTIALSGPLDGRTMHNKMVTGKVLKLSGPLDGKMNERMMYANRSPIMAHRPLVEGRFLGTLKSPRLSSTGPIDGKAMVDNRSPRLSRPLDERVDSPMGYSPYNKAKGDSDCDDDYGLWPTMFEDLKPT